Proteins from one Mycobacterium adipatum genomic window:
- a CDS encoding virulence factor Mce family protein, translating to MKSFGERNQFVVGAVGLAIIAAIVLGALNYDKLPFLSQGKNYSAYFAEASGIRDGATVQVSGMRVGSVSGVELDGQRVLVTFKIDGDVRIGDRSEAAVKTKSLLGTKYLEVTPRGDGWQDGTIPLDRTTPAYQLPDALGDLSATISGLNTNQLSDSLRVLSETFADTPPELRVAIEGVSRFSETLNERDAELRSLLGNANKATTVLAERSDQIVGLVRNSNALLAELRAQSAALDAISGNISALSRQLRGFIAENDETLKPAIDKLNGVLTILDNRKERLQKSLKLMGDYAMSLGESVSGGPFFKSYVANLLPGQFVQPFIDAAFSDLGLDPNVLLPSERTDPQVGQAGTPAMPVPYPRTGQGGDPRLNLPDAITGNPGDLGCGPPGIPLPGPTGCYPYREPIPAPPPGGPPPGPPAVAPPGIASTPTPPGPVYVPAPGEPAPHGAGSGAEPGVG from the coding sequence ATGAAGTCTTTCGGAGAACGTAACCAGTTCGTGGTCGGCGCAGTGGGTCTCGCGATCATCGCGGCCATCGTGCTGGGTGCGCTGAACTACGACAAGCTGCCGTTCCTGAGCCAGGGCAAGAACTATTCCGCCTATTTCGCCGAGGCCAGTGGTATCCGCGACGGCGCGACCGTGCAGGTCTCCGGGATGCGGGTCGGCAGCGTCTCCGGGGTGGAATTGGACGGCCAGCGGGTGCTGGTCACCTTCAAGATCGATGGCGATGTGCGGATCGGCGATCGCAGTGAGGCCGCGGTGAAGACCAAAAGCCTGCTGGGCACCAAATATCTCGAGGTCACACCGCGTGGGGACGGCTGGCAGGACGGCACCATTCCCCTGGACCGCACGACGCCCGCCTATCAGCTGCCCGATGCGCTCGGTGACCTGTCGGCCACCATCAGCGGGTTGAACACCAACCAGCTCTCGGATTCGCTGCGGGTGCTCTCGGAGACCTTTGCCGACACCCCGCCCGAGCTGCGGGTGGCCATCGAGGGGGTGTCCCGGTTCTCCGAGACCCTCAACGAGCGTGACGCCGAGCTGCGTTCGCTGTTGGGCAACGCCAACAAGGCCACCACGGTGCTGGCCGAGCGCAGCGACCAGATTGTCGGTCTGGTGCGCAACAGCAATGCGCTGTTGGCCGAGCTGCGGGCACAAAGCGCTGCGCTGGACGCGATCTCGGGCAACATCTCGGCGCTGAGCCGTCAGCTGCGGGGCTTCATCGCCGAGAACGACGAAACCCTCAAACCGGCGATCGACAAACTCAACGGCGTGCTGACCATCCTGGACAATCGCAAGGAACGGCTGCAGAAATCGCTGAAGCTGATGGGTGACTACGCGATGTCGTTGGGCGAGTCGGTCTCCGGCGGGCCGTTCTTCAAGTCCTATGTCGCCAACCTGCTCCCAGGACAGTTCGTGCAGCCGTTCATCGACGCCGCGTTCTCCGATCTGGGACTGGACCCCAATGTGCTGCTGCCCTCGGAACGCACCGATCCGCAGGTCGGGCAGGCCGGCACTCCCGCGATGCCGGTGCCCTACCCGCGGACCGGTCAAGGCGGCGATCCACGTCTGAACCTGCCCGATGCCATCACCGGCAATCCCGGTGACCTCGGCTGCGGCCCGCCCGGGATTCCGCTGCCCGGACCGACCGGGTGTTACCCCTATCGCGAGCCGATTCCGGCACCGCCGCCGGGCGGACCGCCGCCCGGACCGCCGGCGGTGGCACCGCCGGGGATCGCGTCGACACCGACCCCTCCGGGCCCGGTGTACGTGCCCGCCCCCGGTGAGCCCGCGCCGCACGGTGCCGGTTCCGGCGCAGAACCGGGAGTGGGTTGA
- a CDS encoding MCE family protein, whose product MATPSKPRTRTFLAVALVALLAAGVLVVIKVGDTINRVNVVAYFDSSNGIFEGDDVVILGVPVGRIDKIEPEPERVKISFWYDARHKVPADVNAAILSPMLVTSRAIQLTPTYSGGPVLQNDAVIDQNRTVVPVEYDDVREQLHRITETLQPTEPGGVSELGAFINTAADNLRGQGADIRATLVKLSQAISAVGDHSTDVFATVKNLSILVSALQDSTDVMRALNQNLASVTGTLADNPDEVGTAVQDLADTVGLVQTFVADNRESLGTTSDRLAGVTQALNDSLADVKQFLHVAPTSFQNYINIYQPAQGAVSSVPVINNFANPISFLCGAVQAASRLGAEQSSKLCVQYLAPIIKNRQYNFLPIGQNLLVGTQARPNEVTYSEDWMRPDYIPPPGPAPVPPPAGAVPVPGGPPLAAEAPGVGLATNPADGLPGLMVPTGPGS is encoded by the coding sequence ATGGCAACACCTTCCAAGCCGCGCACGCGGACCTTCCTGGCGGTGGCCCTGGTGGCGCTGTTGGCCGCCGGTGTGTTAGTGGTGATCAAGGTCGGCGACACCATCAACCGGGTCAACGTCGTCGCCTACTTCGACAGCAGCAACGGCATCTTCGAGGGCGATGACGTCGTGATCCTCGGCGTGCCGGTCGGGCGGATCGACAAGATCGAGCCGGAGCCCGAACGGGTCAAGATCTCGTTCTGGTACGACGCACGCCACAAGGTGCCCGCCGACGTCAATGCGGCGATCCTCTCGCCGATGCTGGTGACGTCGCGGGCAATCCAGCTGACCCCGACCTACTCCGGTGGTCCGGTGCTGCAGAACGACGCCGTGATCGACCAGAACCGCACCGTGGTGCCGGTCGAGTACGACGATGTCCGCGAACAGTTGCACCGCATCACCGAGACGCTGCAGCCCACCGAGCCCGGCGGGGTCAGCGAACTCGGTGCCTTCATCAACACCGCCGCGGACAACCTGCGCGGCCAGGGCGCCGACATTCGCGCCACCTTGGTCAAACTGTCCCAGGCGATTTCGGCCGTCGGTGACCACAGCACCGATGTCTTCGCCACGGTCAAGAACCTGTCGATCCTGGTCTCGGCATTGCAGGACAGCACCGATGTGATGCGGGCGCTGAACCAGAACCTGGCCTCGGTGACCGGCACGCTGGCCGACAACCCGGACGAGGTCGGCACCGCTGTGCAGGATCTCGCCGACACGGTCGGTCTGGTACAGACGTTCGTGGCCGATAACCGCGAGAGCCTGGGCACCACATCGGATCGACTGGCCGGGGTGACCCAGGCCCTCAACGACAGCCTCGCCGACGTCAAGCAGTTCCTGCATGTGGCGCCCACGTCGTTCCAGAACTACATCAACATCTATCAGCCCGCCCAGGGTGCGGTGTCGAGCGTGCCGGTGATCAACAACTTCGCCAACCCGATCAGCTTCCTGTGCGGCGCGGTGCAGGCGGCCTCGCGCCTGGGTGCCGAGCAGTCCTCGAAGCTGTGCGTGCAGTACTTGGCGCCGATCATCAAGAACCGCCAGTACAACTTCCTGCCGATCGGCCAGAACCTGCTGGTCGGGACGCAGGCACGCCCGAATGAAGTGACCTACAGCGAGGATTGGATGCGTCCGGACTACATCCCGCCGCCGGGGCCCGCGCCCGTGCCGCCGCCGGCCGGTGCGGTCCCGGTGCCGGGTGGGCCGCCGCTGGCCGCCGAGGCGCCCGGCGTGGGCCTGGCCACCAACCCGGCCGACGGGTTGCCCGGCCTGATGGTGCCGACGGGACCGGGATCATGA
- a CDS encoding virulence factor Mce family protein has product MTTRVRLAGAVLVIAAAVTGCQWKGLNSVALPGVEGVGPGSYTVQAQMPDVDHLSPNSRVRVDDVTVGNVTKIERQGWHALVTMSLNENVVLPANATATLGQTSLLGSEHIELAPPTDTAPQGRLKPGAVIPLESSGTFPTTEQTLAAISLLLNGGGVGQVQDITTAFSTAFTGREADLRSLIEQLDIFIAYNNDQKDDIIAAAESLNSLVGQVAEQKPVVDKALQTIPDALQVLKDQREMLAEALVQLGRFSALAADATSQTREALVAELKALGPTLEQLANAGPALTRSLSFLTTYPFPKETITNWMRGDYANLTLVVDLTLSRVDQGLFTGTRWEGDLTELEMQWGRTIGQLPSPYTGVNPLLAPYRWDQGR; this is encoded by the coding sequence ATGACGACACGGGTGCGCCTCGCCGGCGCGGTGTTGGTGATCGCGGCCGCCGTCACCGGATGCCAGTGGAAGGGCCTCAATTCGGTCGCGCTGCCGGGTGTCGAGGGCGTCGGGCCGGGGTCCTACACGGTGCAGGCGCAGATGCCCGATGTCGATCACCTCTCCCCGAACTCGCGGGTGCGCGTCGACGACGTGACGGTCGGCAACGTGACCAAGATCGAGCGCCAGGGCTGGCACGCGCTGGTCACCATGAGCCTCAACGAGAATGTCGTGCTGCCCGCGAACGCGACCGCGACGCTCGGCCAGACCAGCCTGCTCGGTTCCGAGCACATCGAATTGGCGCCACCCACCGACACCGCCCCGCAGGGCCGGTTGAAGCCGGGAGCGGTGATTCCGCTGGAGTCCAGCGGCACGTTCCCCACCACCGAGCAGACACTGGCGGCGATCTCGTTGCTGCTCAACGGCGGTGGTGTCGGCCAGGTTCAGGACATCACGACGGCGTTCAGCACCGCCTTCACCGGGCGCGAGGCCGACCTGCGCAGCCTGATCGAGCAACTCGACATCTTCATCGCCTACAACAACGACCAGAAGGACGACATCATCGCCGCGGCCGAGAGCCTGAACTCTCTGGTCGGCCAGGTCGCCGAGCAGAAGCCGGTGGTGGACAAGGCGTTGCAGACGATTCCCGACGCACTGCAGGTGCTCAAGGACCAACGCGAGATGTTGGCGGAGGCGCTCGTACAGCTGGGCAGGTTCAGTGCGCTGGCCGCGGATGCGACCAGCCAGACCAGGGAGGCGCTCGTCGCCGAGCTGAAGGCCCTGGGGCCCACCCTGGAACAGCTGGCCAATGCCGGGCCGGCGCTGACCCGCTCGCTGAGCTTCCTGACCACCTATCCGTTCCCGAAGGAAACCATCACCAATTGGATGCGCGGTGACTACGCCAACCTGACCCTGGTGGTCGACCTGACGCTGAGCCGTGTCGACCAGGGCCTGTTCACCGGCACCCGGTGGGAGGGCGACCTGACCGAGTTGGAGATGCAGTGGGGCCGCACCATCGGTCAGCTTCCCAGCCCGTACACCGGGGTGAATCCGCTACTCGCGCCGTACCGGTGGGATCAGGGGCGATGA
- a CDS encoding MCE family protein: protein MILTRRILIQMAVFIAISVVAIGIMAFSYMRLPNLLFGAGHYRVTLELPETGGLYPRGNVTYRGSQVGRVEEVGLTDRGTVEAKLSLTDDVSIPADLDAAVHSQTAVGELFVELMPRSGDGPTLRDGDVIPLDRTTVPMDVNTLLDATNRGLQAIPGDNLRTAVDEAYLAVGGLGPDLSRLVKGSTQLAIDARANLDSLTTLIDESKPVLDTQTDTSGAIRAWASNLATITGELRDHDDAVRGLLERGPGAAEEVRALLDRLQPTLPIVLANLASVNPVLVTYQPALEQLLVLLPQGTATTQATGTANRNTKQDYKGAYLNFNLNLNLPPTCTTGFLPPQQQRVASLEDYPDRPAGDLYCRVPQDSAFNVRGARNLPCLTVPGKRAPSVAMCESDENYVPLNDGFNWKGDPNATMSGQSIPQVRPGTPPAETVPPPAAAPPPVAAAEYDPASGTYVGPDGQVYTQSNLARTANEEQTWQTMLLPPPGK from the coding sequence ATGATCCTGACCAGGAGAATCCTGATCCAGATGGCGGTGTTCATCGCCATCTCGGTCGTCGCGATCGGCATCATGGCCTTCAGCTACATGCGGTTGCCGAACCTGCTGTTCGGCGCCGGGCATTACCGCGTCACCCTCGAGCTGCCCGAGACCGGCGGCCTGTACCCGCGCGGCAATGTCACCTACCGCGGATCGCAGGTGGGCCGGGTGGAGGAGGTCGGCCTCACCGACCGGGGCACCGTCGAGGCGAAACTGTCGCTGACCGACGATGTGTCGATCCCGGCCGACCTGGACGCCGCGGTGCACAGCCAGACCGCCGTCGGTGAACTGTTCGTCGAGCTGATGCCGCGCAGCGGGGACGGGCCCACGCTGCGCGACGGAGATGTCATCCCGCTGGACCGCACCACCGTCCCGATGGATGTCAACACCCTGCTGGACGCGACCAACCGTGGCCTGCAAGCCATTCCGGGTGACAACCTGCGCACCGCCGTCGACGAGGCCTACCTGGCGGTCGGCGGATTGGGCCCGGACCTGTCGCGGCTGGTGAAGGGTTCCACCCAGCTGGCCATCGATGCACGGGCCAACCTGGATTCGCTGACCACCCTGATCGACGAGTCGAAGCCGGTGCTCGATACCCAGACCGACACCTCCGGCGCGATCCGCGCGTGGGCGTCGAACCTGGCGACCATCACCGGCGAACTGCGCGACCACGACGATGCGGTCCGGGGCTTGCTGGAACGGGGACCCGGTGCCGCCGAGGAAGTGCGGGCGCTGCTGGACAGGCTGCAGCCGACGCTGCCGATCGTGCTCGCCAACCTGGCCAGCGTGAACCCGGTCCTGGTCACCTACCAGCCCGCGCTGGAGCAGCTGCTGGTGCTGCTGCCGCAGGGCACCGCCACCACCCAGGCCACCGGTACCGCCAACCGGAACACCAAGCAGGACTACAAGGGCGCGTACCTGAACTTCAATCTGAACCTGAACCTGCCACCCACGTGCACGACCGGCTTCCTGCCGCCGCAGCAGCAGCGTGTCGCCAGCCTGGAGGACTACCCGGACCGGCCGGCCGGTGACCTGTACTGCCGGGTCCCGCAGGACTCCGCGTTCAACGTGCGTGGCGCCCGCAACCTGCCGTGCCTGACGGTGCCGGGCAAGCGTGCTCCCAGCGTCGCGATGTGCGAGAGCGACGAGAACTACGTCCCGCTCAACGACGGCTTCAACTGGAAGGGCGATCCGAACGCCACCATGTCCGGGCAGTCCATCCCGCAGGTCAGGCCGGGGACACCACCTGCGGAAACAGTGCCGCCGCCGGCCGCGGCGCCCCCGCCTGTCGCAGCCGCTGAATACGATCCGGCCAGCGGCACGTACGTTGGACCGGACGGGCAGGTGTACACCCAATCGAACCTGGCCCGCACCGCGAACGAGGAGCAAACATGGCAGACGATGCTGCTACCCCCTCCGGGGAAGTGA
- a CDS encoding Mce protein codes for MADDAATPSGEVSESASDTEETVSADADESVQDFDAAVADDELAEDELADDAEAEAAAKPGISHVRLATIAGLVVVLALAGLVGWLGFRTYESRQLEDQRQLFLQVGRQGAINLTTIDWEHAEADVQRILDSATGTFYDDFQQRAAPFIDVVKQAQSKSVGMVTEAGLESESDTEASVLVAVTVQTSNAGAAEQQPRLWRMRVTVQDVGDDQVKVSNVEFVP; via the coding sequence ATGGCAGACGATGCTGCTACCCCCTCCGGGGAAGTGAGCGAGTCCGCATCCGACACCGAGGAGACCGTATCCGCTGACGCCGACGAGTCGGTGCAGGACTTCGACGCCGCGGTGGCCGACGACGAGTTGGCCGAGGACGAGTTGGCCGACGACGCGGAGGCCGAAGCGGCCGCCAAGCCCGGGATCTCGCATGTCCGCCTGGCCACCATCGCCGGGCTCGTGGTGGTGCTCGCGCTGGCCGGCCTGGTGGGCTGGCTCGGTTTCCGCACCTACGAATCGCGTCAGCTCGAGGACCAACGTCAGCTGTTCCTGCAGGTCGGCCGCCAGGGGGCGATCAACCTCACCACGATCGACTGGGAGCATGCCGAGGCCGATGTGCAGCGCATCCTGGACTCCGCCACCGGCACCTTCTATGACGATTTCCAGCAGCGCGCGGCGCCGTTCATCGACGTCGTCAAGCAAGCACAGTCCAAATCCGTCGGGATGGTGACCGAGGCGGGCCTGGAATCCGAGTCCGACACCGAGGCCAGTGTGCTCGTCGCGGTGACGGTGCAGACGTCCAATGCCGGTGCCGCCGAGCAGCAACCGCGGCTGTGGCGGATGCGCGTGACGGTCCAGGATGTCGGCGATGATCAGGTGAAGGTGTCCAACGTGGAGTTCGTGCCGTGA
- a CDS encoding alpha/beta fold hydrolase: MTGQIDVVGDDVTLRALTWGDWDDRDAPVAVCLHGFPDTAHGWRKVAPQLADAGWRVVAPFMRGYAPSSLSAEGSYHVGALMDDALRVLDAAGPTGRDVIIGHDWGAIAATGLAAMPGSPFDKAVIMSVPPSAAFRQRSDMARLAAQLPRQLRRSWYILFFQLPWLPEQSAARVVPKLWRDWSPGYDGAEDVRLVLDAIGAPERWRAALGYYRATVRNSRPPARYAELHRHWLSAPVLPTLYLHGTDDGCASSDYTEWVRQVLPTGSTAHVIDGGGHFLQLDQPAATAERILDFIGSGR; encoded by the coding sequence GTGACCGGCCAGATCGACGTCGTGGGTGACGATGTCACCCTGCGTGCGTTGACCTGGGGTGACTGGGACGACCGTGACGCGCCGGTCGCCGTGTGCCTGCACGGGTTTCCGGATACCGCCCATGGCTGGCGCAAGGTGGCCCCGCAGCTCGCCGATGCCGGCTGGCGGGTGGTGGCCCCGTTCATGCGGGGGTACGCGCCGTCCTCGCTGTCCGCCGAGGGCAGCTACCACGTGGGCGCGCTGATGGATGATGCGCTGCGGGTGCTCGACGCCGCCGGTCCCACCGGGCGCGACGTCATCATCGGCCATGACTGGGGTGCGATCGCCGCCACCGGTCTGGCGGCCATGCCGGGCAGCCCTTTCGACAAGGCCGTCATCATGTCGGTGCCCCCGTCGGCAGCATTCCGGCAGCGCTCCGACATGGCCCGGTTGGCCGCGCAGCTGCCGCGTCAGTTGCGGCGCAGCTGGTACATCCTGTTCTTCCAATTGCCCTGGCTGCCAGAACAATCCGCGGCACGGGTGGTGCCCAAGCTGTGGCGGGACTGGTCCCCGGGATATGACGGCGCCGAGGATGTGCGCCTGGTGCTCGACGCGATCGGAGCGCCGGAGCGCTGGCGGGCGGCGCTGGGCTACTACCGGGCGACGGTGCGCAACAGTCGCCCGCCGGCCCGCTACGCCGAGTTGCACCGGCACTGGCTGTCCGCGCCCGTTCTGCCGACGCTCTACCTGCATGGCACCGACGACGGTTGTGCGTCTTCGGATTACACCGAGTGGGTGCGCCAAGTGCTGCCGACCGGCAGCACCGCCCACGTCATCGACGGCGGCGGGCACTTCCTGCAGCTCGATCAGCCCGCTGCCACCGCGGAACGCATCCTGGATTTCATCGGAAGTGGCCGCTAA
- a CDS encoding WS/DGAT domain-containing protein has translation MAANRLTAVDAQMFWMSARMPNDTFLLYGFDGVPADLDAAIGALITHAGTSPDLNRRVADGSRWRYPRWVPHQVGTGQFIVHDLVDTSWRGCLAAVSALVDDQLDATVLPWRLHLFVGVQGVPGTVDDATVAVLQITHTLGGGGRTCGPAAVMFGGSASVDPVAPEHAHPVLLPWRSVQAARTYRQLMRDTEAALVPPPAAPCTPLRTNASPVGRRLMRTVTRDRAQLCGTTVTVAALSAISEALAGQLTKLGVEVGELGAEVTMAKPGPRRAYNHFGTVGVGLHPGLLDEQRVDAIAADLADRRRRAAHPAMRASERAFDATPARLLRWGISQFDPSVRSATVTGNTVVSSVNCGAADFAFGGRPVRMAAAFPGLSPMVGITHCVTGVGDTITLSVYAAESAIGDIDEYAQRLEFAL, from the coding sequence GTGGCCGCTAACCGGCTGACCGCGGTCGACGCCCAGATGTTCTGGATGTCGGCCAGAATGCCCAACGACACCTTCCTGCTGTACGGATTCGACGGTGTCCCCGCCGACCTGGACGCGGCGATCGGTGCGCTCATCACACATGCCGGCACCAGCCCGGATCTCAACCGGCGGGTGGCCGATGGTTCGCGGTGGCGCTACCCACGCTGGGTACCGCACCAGGTCGGTACCGGACAGTTCATCGTGCACGATCTGGTCGACACCTCGTGGCGGGGCTGTCTGGCGGCGGTGAGCGCGCTCGTCGACGATCAGCTCGACGCGACGGTGCTGCCCTGGCGGTTGCACCTGTTCGTCGGCGTCCAGGGTGTCCCCGGCACCGTAGATGACGCGACGGTCGCGGTCCTGCAGATCACCCACACCCTGGGTGGTGGTGGGCGGACCTGCGGGCCGGCGGCGGTGATGTTCGGCGGCTCCGCGTCGGTGGACCCGGTCGCGCCCGAGCACGCCCATCCCGTCCTGCTGCCGTGGCGCAGTGTGCAGGCCGCGCGCACATACCGGCAGCTGATGCGTGACACCGAGGCCGCTCTGGTGCCACCCCCGGCCGCACCGTGTACCCCGTTGCGCACCAACGCCAGCCCGGTCGGGCGGCGGCTCATGCGTACCGTCACCCGTGATCGCGCTCAACTCTGTGGCACGACCGTCACGGTCGCCGCGCTGTCCGCGATCTCCGAGGCGCTGGCCGGTCAGCTCACGAAACTCGGCGTCGAGGTGGGGGAACTCGGCGCCGAGGTGACCATGGCCAAGCCCGGTCCGCGTCGCGCCTACAACCATTTCGGCACCGTCGGCGTCGGACTGCACCCGGGCCTGCTCGACGAGCAACGCGTCGATGCGATCGCCGCAGACCTGGCCGACCGTCGCCGACGCGCCGCGCATCCGGCGATGCGCGCCTCCGAGCGCGCCTTCGATGCCACCCCCGCGCGGCTGTTGCGCTGGGGGATAAGCCAGTTCGACCCGTCGGTGCGCTCGGCGACGGTAACCGGCAACACCGTGGTGTCCAGTGTCAACTGCGGGGCGGCGGATTTCGCGTTCGGGGGCCGTCCGGTGCGGATGGCCGCCGCGTTCCCCGGTCTGTCGCCGATGGTGGGCATCACCCACTGCGTGACCGGCGTCGGTGACACCATCACGCTCAGCGTGTACGCCGCCGAATCGGCGATCGGCGATATCGACGAGTATGCGCAGCGGCTGGAGTTCGCTCTTTAG
- a CDS encoding DoxX family protein, with amino-acid sequence MAAHGYNKFFGGGRIPGTAGWFDSIGMKPGLFHARVAASTEIAAGLGLALGLLTPIPAAGFVALMLVAAWTVHRHNGFFIVKEGWEYNLVLAVAAVAIAGLGAGRYSLDHLLFSGTEVASWLSGWCGLAIAAGLGLLGGIGQLVIFFRPPAKTS; translated from the coding sequence ATGGCCGCCCACGGTTACAACAAGTTCTTCGGCGGTGGACGCATCCCGGGCACCGCGGGCTGGTTCGACAGCATCGGCATGAAGCCGGGCCTGTTCCACGCGCGGGTGGCGGCCAGCACCGAGATCGCCGCGGGGCTGGGCTTGGCGCTGGGCCTGCTGACGCCGATCCCGGCCGCCGGATTCGTGGCGCTCATGCTGGTCGCGGCCTGGACCGTGCACCGGCACAACGGCTTCTTCATCGTCAAGGAGGGCTGGGAGTACAACCTGGTGCTCGCGGTGGCGGCGGTCGCCATCGCCGGCCTCGGGGCCGGTCGCTACAGCCTGGACCACCTGCTGTTCTCCGGCACCGAGGTGGCGTCCTGGCTGTCGGGCTGGTGCGGTCTGGCCATCGCCGCGGGTCTCGGTCTGCTCGGCGGTATCGGGCAGCTGGTCATCTTCTTCCGCCCGCCGGCCAAGACCAGCTGA
- a CDS encoding DUF3556 domain-containing protein, translating to MGFLKQNTPVIDFEEWSKGTRAERIVPMARHWAEVGFGTPVALHLFYVLKILAYVVVAWVLVLASTDGLGGFTEFSSWYNEPILYQKVVFYTMLFEVVGLGCGFGPLNNRFFPPMGSILYWLRPKTIRLPPWPNRIPLTKGDSRGPVDVLLYGALLVMLVVALFSQGTGPIPELGTEVGVLPVWQTAAILVLLALAGLRDKVIFLAARGEVYGSLAVCFLFTGADIIIAAKFVCLVIWLGAATSKLNKHFPFVISTMMSNNPVFRSPAIKRKFFEHFPDDLRPGRASRFIGHFSTAVEGLVPLVLFFSHGGWATAIAAFVMLVFHFGILSSIPMGVPLEWNVFMMFSVLALFVGHSDIGLGDLSSPWPIVLLVVVAGTVILGNLFPRKVSFLPGMRYYAGNWDTSLWCIKPSADAKIAAGIVAIASMPAAQLEKFYGSKEAAQIPMYMGYAFRSFNTHGRALFTLAHRAMAGYDEDDYTLTDGERIVSTAIGWNFGDGHMSNEQLVAALQSRCHFEPGEVRIVMLDAQPIHRQTQRYRLVDAATGEFERGYVKVADMVVRQPWDDTVPVYDVQTPGPASSSGVRS from the coding sequence ATGGGATTCCTGAAGCAGAACACTCCGGTGATCGACTTCGAGGAGTGGAGCAAGGGCACCCGCGCCGAGCGGATCGTGCCGATGGCGCGGCACTGGGCCGAGGTCGGCTTCGGCACTCCGGTCGCGCTGCACCTGTTCTATGTCCTCAAGATCCTGGCCTACGTCGTGGTGGCCTGGGTGCTGGTGCTCGCGAGTACCGACGGTCTCGGGGGTTTCACCGAGTTCTCGTCGTGGTACAACGAGCCGATCCTCTATCAGAAGGTCGTGTTCTACACGATGCTGTTCGAGGTCGTCGGTCTCGGTTGTGGTTTCGGCCCGTTGAACAATCGGTTCTTCCCGCCGATGGGTTCCATCCTGTATTGGCTACGGCCCAAGACGATTCGGCTCCCGCCGTGGCCCAACCGGATCCCGCTGACCAAGGGGGACAGCCGCGGCCCGGTGGATGTGCTGCTCTACGGGGCGCTGCTGGTGATGCTCGTGGTCGCGCTGTTCTCCCAGGGCACCGGCCCGATCCCGGAACTGGGCACCGAGGTGGGCGTGCTGCCGGTGTGGCAGACGGCGGCCATCCTGGTGCTGCTCGCGCTGGCCGGACTGCGGGACAAGGTGATCTTCCTGGCCGCCCGCGGCGAGGTGTACGGATCGCTGGCGGTGTGCTTCCTGTTCACCGGCGCCGACATCATCATCGCCGCGAAGTTCGTCTGCCTGGTGATCTGGCTGGGCGCGGCGACCTCGAAGCTCAACAAACACTTCCCGTTCGTCATCTCCACGATGATGAGCAACAATCCGGTCTTCCGGTCACCGGCGATCAAACGAAAGTTCTTCGAGCACTTCCCCGATGATCTACGTCCCGGCCGGGCGTCCCGGTTCATCGGTCACTTCTCCACCGCGGTCGAGGGGCTGGTGCCGCTGGTGCTGTTCTTCAGTCACGGCGGGTGGGCGACGGCCATCGCGGCCTTTGTGATGCTGGTGTTCCATTTCGGCATCCTGAGCTCGATCCCGATGGGGGTCCCGCTGGAGTGGAACGTGTTCATGATGTTCAGCGTGCTGGCGCTGTTCGTCGGCCATTCCGATATCGGACTCGGCGATCTGTCCAGCCCCTGGCCGATCGTCTTGCTGGTCGTGGTGGCCGGCACCGTCATATTGGGAAACCTGTTCCCGCGCAAGGTGTCCTTCCTGCCCGGCATGCGCTACTACGCCGGTAACTGGGACACCTCGCTGTGGTGCATCAAGCCCTCGGCCGATGCCAAGATCGCCGCGGGCATCGTCGCGATCGCCAGCATGCCCGCCGCGCAGCTGGAGAAGTTCTACGGCAGCAAGGAGGCCGCACAGATCCCGATGTACATGGGATATGCGTTCCGCTCCTTCAACACTCACGGCCGGGCGCTGTTCACCCTGGCACACAGGGCGATGGCCGGGTACGACGAGGACGATTACACCCTCACCGACGGTGAGCGCATCGTCAGCACGGCCATCGGGTGGAACTTCGGTGACGGCCACATGAGCAACGAACAGCTGGTGGCCGCCTTGCAGTCGCGATGCCATTTCGAACCGGGGGAGGTGCGGATCGTGATGCTCGACGCGCAACCCATCCACCGCCAGACCCAGCGGTACCGTTTGGTCGACGCCGCCACCGGCGAGTTCGAACGTGGCTACGTCAAGGTCGCCGATATGGTCGTCCGTCAGCCGTGGGATGACACCGTGCCGGTCTACGACGTGCAGACGCCGGGCCCCGCGTCCTCCAGCGGCGTCAGATCATGA